A window from Gloeomargarita sp. SKYB120 encodes these proteins:
- a CDS encoding Rpn family recombination-promoting nuclease/putative transposase encodes MRSDNLFYKLFQLAPNLAFELLGLPVPTVPYQFQSVELKEFGFRLDGLLLPETSDENLPLIVIEAQMQPDARFYYRLQGELATYLLQYQPRHSWQVLVLYPNRRTEREIPNMAEYLTYWRVRRIYLDELPAQQSIAKNV; translated from the coding sequence ATGCGTAGTGACAATCTCTTTTACAAGCTGTTCCAACTAGCTCCTAATTTGGCCTTTGAGTTGTTGGGCTTGCCTGTACCTACTGTCCCTTATCAATTTCAATCAGTTGAACTCAAGGAATTTGGGTTTCGCTTAGACGGTCTGTTACTACCAGAAACAAGCGATGAAAATTTACCCCTGATTGTGATTGAAGCGCAGATGCAACCAGATGCCAGATTTTACTACCGTTTACAGGGTGAATTGGCAACTTATTTACTGCAATATCAACCACGGCATTCCTGGCAAGTCTTGGTGCTGTATCCCAACCGGCGTACGGAGCGAGAGATTCCCAACATGGCTGAATATTTAACCTACTGGCGGGTGCGGCGAATTTACTTGGATGAACTGCCGGCGCAGCAATCTATAGCTAAAAACGTTTAG
- a CDS encoding apolipoprotein A1/A4/E family protein: protein MSDDFQQQVLNELRNLNNRLDAELGQINARLDAELGRINERLDRELGQINERLDRELGQINERLDRELGQINSRLDAELSRVNSRLDRLEGDVRELKSELRELRVEFNAYQKGLDGMVRMANTIIIATASVIVLGNLVPSVLNFVGQTANLTTR, encoded by the coding sequence ATGTCCGACGACTTCCAACAGCAGGTTTTGAATGAACTCCGCAACCTTAACAATCGGCTTGACGCTGAGTTGGGGCAAATCAATGCTCGGTTGGATGCGGAGTTAGGTCGGATTAACGAGCGACTGGATAGGGAACTGGGCCAGATCAATGAGCGATTAGATAGAGAGCTGGGTCAGATCAACGAGCGACTAGATAGAGAACTGGGTCAGATCAACAGCCGGTTGGATGCCGAATTGAGTCGCGTTAATAGCCGGCTCGACCGCTTGGAAGGGGATGTGCGGGAGTTGAAAAGTGAACTGCGGGAGTTGCGTGTCGAATTCAACGCCTATCAGAAAGGGTTAGATGGCATGGTGCGCATGGCCAATACCATCATCATCGCCACTGCTAGCGTTATCGTCCTGGGTAATCTTGTGCCATCGGTCCTCAACTTCGTGGGTCAAACTGCGAACCTGACAACTCGCTAG
- a CDS encoding alpha/beta fold hydrolase, translating into MTSVTTAVQSYYRTWQGWRTHWVQAGQQGPAIVLIHGFGASTDHWRYNIPDLARDHRVWAVDLLGFGRSEKPPVDYTGELWREQLRDFVSDVIQEPVFLVGNSLGGYAALCFGVDCPEWTRGVALLNCAGPVGSDSIRPNPIRRFLFSLPGVVDVASAGLFLYMRNRRVIRQILHQVYKDPTHVDDALVESIYRPAWDKGAFGVFRAVFKSPPGRRLDQLFAQLTRPLLLMWGTADPWMTVARAKRCNAFAPYAQVEWLDAGHCPHDERPDLVNPLVRRWCQSVAG; encoded by the coding sequence ATGACTTCTGTGACAACTGCTGTACAAAGTTATTACCGAACCTGGCAGGGGTGGCGTACGCACTGGGTGCAGGCGGGACAACAGGGACCAGCCATTGTCCTAATTCACGGGTTTGGGGCATCTACCGACCACTGGCGCTACAATATTCCCGATTTGGCGCGGGATCACCGGGTGTGGGCGGTGGATTTGCTAGGGTTTGGCCGCTCGGAAAAACCGCCGGTAGACTATACGGGCGAATTGTGGCGCGAGCAATTGCGGGATTTTGTGAGCGATGTGATTCAAGAACCGGTGTTTCTGGTGGGGAATTCCCTAGGGGGTTACGCAGCCTTGTGCTTTGGTGTAGATTGCCCCGAATGGACGCGGGGGGTGGCTTTGCTTAATTGCGCGGGGCCAGTAGGCAGCGACAGTATTCGTCCGAACCCCATCCGCCGTTTCCTGTTCAGCTTGCCGGGGGTGGTGGATGTCGCCAGTGCTGGTTTGTTTCTCTACATGCGCAACCGCCGGGTGATTCGCCAGATTTTGCACCAGGTTTATAAAGACCCCACCCACGTGGACGATGCTTTGGTCGAGAGCATTTACCGACCGGCTTGGGACAAAGGAGCGTTTGGTGTATTTCGGGCTGTGTTCAAATCGCCGCCCGGTCGCCGTTTAGACCAGCTTTTTGCCCAGTTGACTCGCCCTTTGCTTTTGATGTGGGGAACCGCCGACCCGTGGATGACAGTGGCGCGGGCGAAACGGTGTAATGCATTTGCTCCCTATGCGCAGGTGGAATGGCTGGATGCCGGGCATTGCCCCCACGATGAACGCCCGGATTTGGTCAATCCACTGGTGCGTCGCTGGTGCCAATCCGTCGCAGGATGA
- the glgX gene encoding glycogen debranching protein GlgX encodes MLTVQRGRSFPLGATVTPQGVNFCLYSKHAQRVELLLFDRPDDPRPAHVISLTPPYHRTGYYWHVFVTGIGHGQVYAYRIYGPYAPEQGHRFDGSKVLLDPYARLVVNWERYDREAARRPGDNCAYALRGVVVDPSDYDWEGDVPLEIPYARTVIYEMHVKGFTAHPSSGVPEKKRGTYAGLIEKIPYLKALGVTAVELLPIHQFDEQDAPPGLKNYWGYSTLAFFAPHRAYSSDQSLFGPLNEFRDMVKALHRAGIEVILDVVFNHTAEGDHTGPTLSFRGIDNQTYYILEPDNPAYYSNYSGCGNTVKANHEVVSRLILDCLRYWVDVMHVDGFRFDLAAILSRSKTGSPLADPPLPWLIESDPVLAGTKIIAEAWDAAGLYQVGSFIGERFAEWNGLFRDDVRRFVRGDGGMLGRVAMRILGSPDLYAEPHDIPNRTINFITCHDGFTMNDLVSYNAKHNEANGEDNRDGTNDNYSWNCGVEGPTDNLEVEALRNRQIKNFLVILAISQGTPMILMGDEVRRTQRGNNNAYCQDNDISWFDWRLVHRHRDMLVFWQKLLNWMQSLYLFQERTRLQVEPYPVPPGVTHPHIVWHGTELGKQGWEFNSHALAFEMVYPSAGEHLYVILNSYWECLEFTLPPGVWRRLLDTYLQEPLNPNGPRITTPRYLANPRSSVILRRIGTSDAPVD; translated from the coding sequence ATGTTGACGGTACAGCGGGGACGGAGTTTTCCACTGGGAGCGACAGTCACGCCGCAAGGGGTCAATTTTTGCCTGTACTCCAAGCACGCCCAGCGAGTGGAGTTACTCCTGTTTGACCGACCGGACGACCCCCGTCCCGCCCATGTCATTTCCTTGACGCCCCCCTATCACCGCACAGGCTATTACTGGCATGTGTTTGTCACGGGTATTGGGCACGGCCAAGTGTATGCTTACCGGATCTATGGTCCTTACGCGCCAGAACAGGGCCATCGCTTTGACGGGAGTAAGGTATTGCTGGACCCCTACGCGCGGCTGGTGGTGAATTGGGAACGCTACGACCGGGAAGCGGCCCGCCGTCCAGGGGATAACTGCGCCTATGCCCTGCGGGGTGTGGTGGTGGACCCCAGCGATTACGACTGGGAAGGGGATGTGCCGCTGGAAATTCCCTACGCCCGTACCGTGATTTACGAGATGCACGTCAAGGGGTTTACGGCGCATCCTAGTTCGGGAGTGCCGGAGAAGAAGCGGGGAACCTATGCGGGCCTCATCGAAAAAATCCCTTACCTGAAGGCGCTGGGGGTCACGGCGGTGGAACTGTTGCCGATTCATCAGTTTGATGAACAGGACGCGCCGCCGGGGTTGAAGAATTACTGGGGTTATAGCACGCTGGCGTTTTTTGCCCCCCACCGCGCCTACAGTTCCGACCAATCGCTGTTTGGGCCGCTCAATGAGTTTCGGGACATGGTCAAGGCCTTGCACCGGGCGGGGATTGAAGTGATTTTGGATGTGGTGTTTAACCATACGGCTGAGGGCGACCACACGGGACCCACGCTGTCGTTTCGCGGCATTGATAACCAGACGTATTACATCCTGGAGCCGGACAACCCCGCCTACTACAGCAACTACAGCGGCTGCGGCAACACGGTCAAGGCCAATCACGAGGTGGTCAGCCGGTTGATTTTGGACTGTCTGCGCTACTGGGTAGATGTGATGCATGTGGACGGGTTCCGGTTTGATTTGGCGGCCATTCTCTCGCGCAGTAAAACGGGTTCGCCCCTAGCCGACCCACCCCTGCCCTGGTTGATTGAGTCCGACCCAGTGCTGGCGGGCACTAAGATCATTGCCGAAGCCTGGGATGCCGCTGGTTTGTACCAGGTGGGGTCGTTTATCGGGGAGCGATTTGCCGAGTGGAATGGGCTGTTTCGGGATGATGTGCGCCGGTTTGTCCGGGGGGATGGGGGCATGTTGGGCCGGGTAGCGATGCGCATTTTGGGTAGCCCTGACCTGTACGCCGAACCCCACGATATTCCTAACCGCACCATCAATTTCATCACCTGCCACGACGGGTTTACGATGAATGACCTGGTGTCCTACAACGCCAAGCACAACGAGGCCAACGGCGAGGACAACCGGGACGGCACCAATGACAACTACAGTTGGAACTGCGGCGTGGAAGGCCCGACAGATAACCTGGAGGTTGAAGCGCTACGGAACCGGCAAATCAAAAACTTCTTGGTCATTCTGGCGATTTCCCAGGGGACGCCGATGATTCTGATGGGGGATGAAGTCCGGCGCACCCAGCGGGGCAACAACAACGCCTATTGCCAGGACAACGATATCAGTTGGTTCGACTGGCGCTTGGTGCACCGCCACCGGGATATGCTGGTCTTCTGGCAAAAGCTACTGAACTGGATGCAATCCCTGTACCTGTTCCAAGAGCGCACGCGCTTGCAAGTCGAACCCTATCCGGTGCCGCCAGGGGTGACCCATCCCCACATTGTCTGGCATGGGACGGAACTGGGGAAACAGGGTTGGGAATTCAACAGTCACGCTCTGGCGTTTGAAATGGTTTATCCCAGCGCTGGCGAGCACCTGTACGTCATTCTCAATAGTTACTGGGAATGCTTGGAATTCACGTTGCCCCCCGGTGTCTGGCGGCGGTTACTAGATACCTATCTCCAGGAACCGTTGAACCCCAATGGCCCCCGCATCACCACCCCCCGCTACCTGGCGAATCCCCGCTCCAGCGTCATCCTGCGACGGATTGGCACCAGCGACGCACCAGTGGATTGA
- a CDS encoding histone deacetylase, with product MIAVIYADDYLQHQVGYGHPERPARLTAIVQALQNVPWRDQIRWLSPNADRPIDAYLRWVHTPEYLEALAHLCAKGGGWLDTDTPVSPQSERVARLAVQGWLDGVDWVLDQHEPVFVAARPPGHHALPDQGMGFCLFANAAISALYALRVRGLARVAILDWDVHHGNGTQLLVESLPQIAFCSIHQAPFYPGTGHPHEKGCCNNVLNLPVRAGSDFSHYAKLFEQQVLPFFQSFAPDLLIVSAGYDALAADPLAQINLHPKDYGTFTRWLRTLGCPLMFGLEGGYHLDALAQAVVATLSACLN from the coding sequence ATGATTGCCGTTATTTACGCCGACGACTATCTCCAGCACCAGGTAGGCTACGGTCATCCCGAACGTCCGGCGCGGCTGACGGCCATTGTCCAAGCCTTACAAAACGTTCCCTGGCGCGACCAGATTCGCTGGTTGTCTCCCAATGCCGACCGACCAATTGATGCCTACCTGCGCTGGGTGCATACACCGGAGTACTTGGAGGCTCTCGCCCACCTGTGCGCCAAAGGGGGGGGCTGGTTGGATACGGACACGCCGGTTAGCCCCCAGAGTGAACGGGTCGCGCGCCTGGCGGTGCAAGGTTGGCTCGACGGAGTAGATTGGGTGTTAGACCAGCATGAGCCAGTGTTTGTGGCCGCCCGTCCGCCTGGTCATCACGCGCTTCCCGACCAGGGCATGGGGTTTTGTCTTTTTGCGAATGCCGCCATCAGTGCGCTCTATGCGTTGCGAGTGCGGGGCCTAGCGCGCGTGGCCATCCTGGACTGGGATGTCCATCATGGCAATGGCACCCAACTACTCGTGGAATCGTTGCCCCAAATTGCCTTTTGCTCGATTCACCAGGCCCCCTTTTATCCCGGCACCGGCCATCCCCACGAAAAAGGCTGTTGTAACAACGTGCTGAATTTACCGGTACGGGCTGGCAGCGATTTTTCCCACTACGCCAAGTTGTTCGAGCAACAGGTGTTGCCCTTTTTCCAGTCGTTTGCTCCCGATTTACTCATTGTCAGCGCCGGTTACGACGCTTTGGCCGCCGACCCGCTGGCCCAGATCAATTTGCACCCCAAAGACTACGGCACATTCACCCGCTGGCTGCGGACCCTGGGTTGCCCGCTGATGTTTGGCCTGGAGGGGGGTTATCATTTAGACGCCCTGGCCCAAGCCGTGGTCGCCACCCTGAGCGCCTGTCTTAACTGA
- the apcA gene encoding allophycocyanin subunit alpha has translation MSIVTKSIVNADAEARYLSPGELDRIKSFVASGERRLRIAQILADNRERIVKEAGQQLFQKRPDVVSPGGNAYGEEMTATCLRDLDYYLRLVTYGIVAGDVTPIEEIGLVGVKEMYNSLGTPISAMAEGIRCMKNVASSLLSGEDAMEAGFYFDYIISAMQ, from the coding sequence ATGAGTATTGTCACTAAATCCATCGTGAATGCGGATGCCGAAGCCCGTTACCTCAGCCCCGGTGAACTCGACCGGATCAAGAGCTTTGTGGCTTCGGGCGAAAGGCGGCTGCGGATTGCCCAAATTCTGGCCGACAACCGGGAGCGGATCGTGAAGGAAGCCGGACAGCAATTGTTCCAGAAGCGGCCTGATGTGGTCTCTCCTGGGGGCAATGCCTACGGCGAAGAGATGACCGCCACCTGCCTGCGGGATTTGGACTACTACCTGCGGCTGGTGACTTACGGCATCGTGGCCGGGGATGTGACGCCGATTGAAGAAATCGGTTTGGTAGGGGTCAAGGAAATGTACAACTCCTTGGGAACGCCCATCTCGGCGATGGCCGAAGGCATCCGGTGCATGAAGAACGTGGCCAGCTCCCTGCTGTCGGGCGAAGACGCCATGGAGGCCGGTTTCTACTTCGACTACATCATCAGCGCCATGCAGTAG
- the apcB gene encoding allophycocyanin subunit beta, whose product MQDAITAVINAADVQGKYLDSSAIEKLKKYFQTGELRVRAAATIAANAATIIKEAVAKSLLYSDITRPGGNMYTTRRYAACIRDLDYYLRYATYAMLAGDPSILDERVLNGLKETYNSLGVPIGATIQAIQAMKEVTASLVGPDAGKEMAVYFDYICSGLS is encoded by the coding sequence ATGCAAGATGCAATTACGGCGGTGATTAATGCTGCGGACGTGCAGGGCAAGTACCTGGACAGCAGCGCCATTGAAAAGCTGAAAAAGTACTTCCAGACCGGTGAACTGCGGGTGCGGGCGGCAGCAACGATTGCAGCTAATGCTGCCACTATTATCAAAGAAGCGGTGGCCAAGTCGTTGCTGTACTCGGACATCACCCGTCCCGGCGGCAACATGTACACCACCCGGCGTTATGCGGCCTGCATCCGGGATTTGGACTACTACCTGCGTTATGCCACCTACGCAATGCTGGCGGGCGATCCTTCCATCCTGGACGAGCGGGTGCTCAACGGGTTGAAGGAAACCTACAACTCCTTGGGCGTGCCGATTGGGGCGACCATCCAAGCCATCCAAGCGATGAAGGAAGTCACTGCCAGCCTGGTGGGTCCTGACGCGGGCAAGGAAATGGCGGTGTACTTTGACTATATCTGTTCCGGTTTGAGCTAA